A genome region from Thermoanaerobacterium xylanolyticum LX-11 includes the following:
- a CDS encoding S-layer homology domain-containing protein, whose amino-acid sequence MKRLIKIITVVSILSILLFASVYGSTVYSGVNNASAIFANMTYNDIGNSFAKSDIMRMTALAVIRGNGDGLYYPASYLKREEALAMILRLMGKEKDVQVAQNSASGGAPGAAGTASSGTVDSWAQGVITVAKNTGLLSKQEQSLDFTKNATRQEIANWIAKGINLTPVYGKDAQYVYSYKDSSLFDADKLPYIEATIESKIMSGYTNGYFGPNDYITREQMAAVLSRAFNISYTMMGYTKDMGYVEDIQKDSVNGGTRYTYEIKNDSGQDIALISENSQSANYDFAVLKNGVAGLSSLITNGDRITYYTNGSNVVFAETESTSSYVLSGTIDAVWQGSFRLIDDSGNSYIIYYNNNTQLTMNSVDASISDLKYGETAKVTVFGSTATRIDIVYTDLSGNGQVNLGDRQDSGKIADIETNSSQVSITLDNGNTYTANVDMPVEGGSGSLSVGDLKVGEYIKLYFSSISSNTPDEVFLEGDYNKAVAVIRGTISGVSGFNPKIQLKNVQIYRQGQWNTSSDYSMYSLDGASVYLNGLKIPVSDISKYKGYDAYIMVENHYGTDTATLVSIQNGFNMSYVGNISYDGNTLTVTLSDNRQVSVNDGTIILDDGLLVPKDQLSKVSQAYISFARGGGANFISILDANGPSGYYYAKGNIITVTSDSITLGNYYYYSGNDYGDESLSNNEWVANGDEIFYVGDETYIVDNTGNSPSNIPYSQFLNQKYSGSKYYSAYVVSSNNNAIAVNLRPLVSTDRVTKAVLSSVNGNVLTLDNVMDWNGLNNNWELNTSLDSIDVTKAVIVKNNKVISVNDLNSGDSLYIVRDGASGIIVTVQQ is encoded by the coding sequence ATGAAGAGGCTAATTAAAATAATCACTGTGGTTTCAATTTTATCCATTTTGCTGTTTGCTTCCGTTTACGGTTCAACGGTTTATTCCGGTGTAAACAATGCATCAGCAATATTTGCGAACATGACTTACAATGATATAGGCAATAGCTTTGCAAAAAGCGATATAATGAGGATGACAGCCTTGGCAGTCATAAGAGGCAATGGAGATGGACTTTATTATCCTGCAAGTTATTTAAAAAGAGAAGAAGCACTTGCCATGATACTAAGGCTCATGGGGAAAGAGAAAGACGTGCAAGTGGCTCAAAACAGCGCATCTGGTGGAGCACCAGGTGCTGCTGGTACTGCTTCCAGCGGTACAGTGGATAGCTGGGCACAAGGTGTAATAACCGTTGCTAAAAATACAGGGCTTCTGTCAAAGCAGGAGCAGTCATTGGATTTTACGAAAAACGCCACGAGGCAGGAGATAGCCAACTGGATTGCTAAAGGTATAAATCTGACGCCTGTTTATGGGAAAGATGCACAGTACGTCTATTCGTACAAAGATAGCAGCCTATTCGATGCAGATAAATTGCCGTACATAGAAGCGACGATTGAATCGAAAATAATGTCGGGATACACAAATGGCTATTTTGGGCCAAACGACTACATCACAAGGGAACAGATGGCAGCCGTATTAAGCAGGGCTTTTAATATTTCATATACAATGATGGGATACACAAAAGACATGGGCTATGTCGAAGACATACAAAAAGACAGCGTAAACGGCGGCACAAGGTACACATACGAAATTAAAAATGATAGTGGACAAGATATTGCATTGATTTCCGAAAATTCGCAAAGTGCAAATTACGACTTTGCAGTTTTGAAAAACGGTGTTGCAGGGTTATCTTCATTAATCACAAATGGCGACAGAATCACATATTACACAAATGGCAGCAATGTGGTATTTGCTGAAACAGAAAGTACATCTTCATATGTTTTAAGCGGTACAATCGATGCTGTTTGGCAAGGAAGTTTTAGGCTCATAGATGACAGTGGAAATAGCTATATAATATACTATAATAACAATACACAACTTACTATGAATTCTGTTGATGCATCTATAAGCGACTTAAAGTACGGGGAGACAGCTAAAGTCACTGTTTTTGGCAGTACAGCCACAAGAATAGATATCGTGTACACTGATTTAAGTGGAAATGGTCAGGTCAATCTTGGAGATAGGCAGGACAGCGGAAAAATAGCCGACATAGAGACAAATAGCAGTCAAGTTTCAATAACATTGGACAATGGAAATACGTATACGGCAAATGTTGATATGCCTGTTGAAGGTGGAAGTGGTTCACTAAGCGTAGGAGATTTGAAAGTCGGAGAGTATATAAAGCTTTATTTCAGCAGCATAAGCTCCAATACGCCTGATGAAGTGTTTTTAGAAGGGGACTACAACAAGGCTGTTGCAGTCATAAGAGGGACCATATCAGGAGTTTCTGGCTTTAACCCTAAAATACAGCTTAAGAATGTCCAAATTTATAGACAAGGCCAATGGAATACATCATCTGATTATTCCATGTACAGTCTTGATGGTGCATCAGTCTACCTTAATGGTCTAAAAATACCTGTAAGCGATATTAGCAAGTACAAAGGATATGATGCATATATAATGGTGGAAAACCATTATGGCACAGATACTGCAACACTTGTATCTATACAAAATGGATTTAATATGAGCTACGTTGGCAACATATCGTACGATGGAAATACTTTGACGGTGACTCTTAGCGACAATCGTCAGGTAAGCGTCAATGACGGCACTATCATATTGGATGATGGGCTTTTGGTGCCAAAAGACCAGTTGTCTAAGGTAAGTCAGGCTTACATTTCATTTGCAAGAGGTGGCGGGGCAAACTTCATATCAATATTGGATGCAAATGGTCCATCTGGATACTACTACGCCAAAGGAAATATTATAACCGTGACGTCAGATTCCATAACGCTTGGCAATTACTACTATTACAGTGGCAATGATTACGGCGATGAATCTTTAAGCAACAACGAATGGGTTGCCAATGGCGACGAAATTTTTTACGTCGGCGATGAAACATATATTGTAGATAATACTGGCAACAGCCCTTCAAACATACCGTACAGTCAATTTTTAAATCAGAAGTACAGCGGCTCTAAGTATTATTCTGCATACGTCGTTTCCAGCAATAATAATGCAATAGCTGTAAACTTAAGGCCTTTAGTTAGTACAGACAGGGTGACTAAAGCGGTATTAAGCAGCGTTAATGGCAATGTCTTGACTTTGGACAATGTGATGGATTGGAATGGACTCAACAACAATTGGGAGCTTAATACGTCTTTAGACTCTATAGATGTTACTAAGGCAGTCATAGTGAAGAACAACAAAGTAATATCTGTCAATGATTTAAATAGCGGAGATAGTCTCTACATAGTGAGAGATGGCGCTTCGGGGATAATAGTCACTGTACAGCAGTAA